In Persicimonas caeni, a single window of DNA contains:
- a CDS encoding DegQ family serine endoprotease, producing the protein MISRAVARPRHLATLFIVLAALSFLAGCEGREDAQKPQTANKPDQATSSEHAARVDSQVAILRNLPDVVDQTLPSVVGISTKMKVDTRRGASPFGDDFPFPFDPGAPGGPDRGIREGMGSGVVVSNEGYILTNYHVVEGADEILVSLNERGEFTAEVVGTDPKSDLAVLQLQDPPEDLRPLPFADTEGVRLGEPVVAIGNPFGLASTVTMGIVSAKGRQNVGITDYEDFIQTDAAINPGNSGGPLVNMSGEIVGINTAILSRSGGYQGIGFAIPSRMARAVMESLIEHGKVTRGWLGVMIQTVTDDLARAFDLPKNTDGVIVSDVEPNSPAAEAGLRRGDVIVSLDGKSIDSASNLRNRVALTAPGTTVEMGVLRDGDQQTIEVELGELPSEAAGPPSLGPQSQLDGLSLAPINPELRQRFNIPGRLDRGVIVTNLTPGSPAAQMGLRPGDVVLEVNRERVDSVDAFSKAYDKSDARVLFLVYRDGSTLFLAADKPG; encoded by the coding sequence ATGATTTCACGCGCCGTTGCACGACCACGTCACCTCGCCACGCTGTTCATCGTCTTGGCCGCTCTCTCCTTTTTGGCTGGTTGCGAAGGGAGAGAAGACGCCCAGAAGCCACAGACGGCCAACAAGCCAGACCAGGCAACTAGCTCAGAGCACGCTGCACGCGTCGACAGCCAAGTCGCGATCCTGCGCAATCTGCCCGATGTGGTCGACCAGACCCTGCCAAGCGTGGTCGGCATCTCGACGAAGATGAAAGTCGATACTCGACGAGGAGCCAGCCCCTTCGGCGACGACTTTCCGTTTCCGTTCGATCCGGGCGCCCCTGGTGGTCCTGACCGCGGCATTCGAGAAGGCATGGGCTCGGGTGTGGTCGTCTCCAACGAGGGCTATATTCTGACCAACTATCACGTGGTCGAAGGGGCTGACGAGATCTTGGTCAGCCTCAACGAGCGCGGCGAATTTACTGCCGAAGTTGTGGGCACCGACCCCAAGAGTGACCTCGCAGTGCTCCAACTCCAAGATCCGCCCGAGGACCTTCGCCCCCTCCCCTTCGCCGACACCGAGGGCGTGCGCCTCGGCGAGCCGGTCGTGGCCATTGGCAACCCGTTCGGTTTGGCGAGCACGGTCACCATGGGCATCGTCTCTGCCAAGGGACGCCAAAACGTCGGCATCACTGATTACGAGGACTTCATCCAGACGGACGCGGCCATCAACCCGGGCAACTCCGGCGGGCCGCTCGTCAACATGTCCGGCGAGATTGTGGGCATCAACACCGCCATTTTGTCGCGAAGCGGTGGCTACCAGGGCATCGGCTTTGCCATTCCGTCGCGTATGGCACGCGCCGTCATGGAGAGCCTGATCGAGCACGGTAAGGTGACCCGCGGCTGGTTGGGCGTGATGATCCAAACGGTCACCGACGACTTGGCCCGAGCCTTCGACCTGCCAAAGAATACCGACGGGGTGATCGTCTCGGATGTCGAGCCCAACAGCCCCGCCGCCGAGGCTGGCCTGCGCCGCGGCGACGTCATCGTCTCACTGGATGGCAAGTCGATCGATTCGGCGAGCAACCTGCGCAATCGCGTGGCGTTGACCGCGCCTGGCACCACCGTCGAGATGGGTGTGCTGCGAGATGGCGACCAGCAGACCATCGAGGTCGAGCTGGGTGAGTTGCCCTCCGAGGCCGCCGGCCCGCCTTCGCTGGGACCCCAAAGCCAACTCGACGGGCTGTCACTCGCTCCCATCAACCCAGAGCTTCGCCAACGATTCAATATCCCCGGACGACTCGATCGCGGCGTGATCGTCACCAATCTCACGCCCGGCAGTCCCGCCGCCCAGATGGGCCTTCGCCCCGGCGACGTCGTCCTCGAGGTCAATCGCGAACGTGTCGATTCGGTCGACGCCTTCTCCAAGGCCTACGACAAGAGCGACGCACGAGTTTTGTTCTTGGTGTACCGCGACGGAAGCACCCTCTTTTTGGCCGCCGACAAGCCCGGTTGA
- a CDS encoding sigma-70 family RNA polymerase sigma factor, whose amino-acid sequence MNTQLASGKVYRDDVKKSDNSTKKRATDDLVERGEWSFAIPSDGIELSKDMSALDSYFARLNYVEPLPAEEQQELAERYIEEDDVEAAKLLVLTNLRLVVKLAMEYRRHGMNLLELIQEGNVGLAEAVKRYDPYRGVKFISYAQYWIRAMIFNHMMNHIHPVKICGTRAGRKLFFNLNKAKRAIKAKGLEPTNERVAEYLDIDTQDVELIGMNMESAPVSLDMPLSDGSATTVSDMMETEEPNPEDYTAQYQFRARLREAIDKFGESLDDDRRRSIWYERTLSDDPNSLRELGEVWDVSKERIRQIEVEMRDEFKLFFTKFMGGEAEVFSNYAMA is encoded by the coding sequence ATGAACACGCAGCTGGCTAGTGGCAAAGTGTATCGTGACGACGTAAAGAAATCGGACAATTCCACCAAAAAACGCGCCACCGACGATCTGGTCGAGCGCGGAGAATGGTCCTTTGCGATTCCGTCCGACGGCATCGAGTTGTCCAAGGACATGAGCGCGCTCGATAGCTACTTTGCGCGGCTCAATTATGTCGAGCCACTGCCTGCCGAGGAGCAGCAAGAGTTGGCCGAGCGCTATATCGAGGAAGACGACGTCGAGGCTGCCAAGCTGTTGGTGCTCACCAACCTGCGCTTGGTGGTCAAGCTCGCCATGGAGTATCGCCGCCACGGCATGAACCTGCTCGAACTCATCCAGGAGGGCAATGTGGGGCTGGCCGAGGCGGTCAAGCGCTACGACCCGTACCGCGGCGTCAAGTTCATCAGCTACGCGCAGTATTGGATTCGCGCGATGATCTTCAACCACATGATGAACCACATCCACCCGGTCAAGATTTGCGGGACGCGCGCGGGCCGAAAGCTGTTCTTCAACCTGAACAAGGCCAAGCGGGCCATCAAGGCCAAGGGCTTGGAGCCGACCAATGAGCGTGTGGCCGAGTATCTGGACATCGACACACAAGACGTCGAGCTCATCGGGATGAATATGGAGAGCGCACCGGTGTCGCTCGACATGCCGCTGAGCGACGGGAGCGCGACCACGGTCAGCGACATGATGGAGACCGAGGAGCCGAACCCGGAGGATTATACCGCTCAATACCAGTTCCGGGCGCGGCTGCGCGAGGCGATCGACAAATTCGGAGAGAGTCTGGACGACGACCGGCGCCGCTCCATCTGGTACGAGCGCACACTGAGCGACGACCCGAACTCGCTGCGCGAGCTCGGCGAAGTGTGGGACGTCTCCAAAGAGCGCATCCGCCAGATCGAGGTCGAGATGCGCGACGAGTTCAAACTCTTCTTCACCAAGTTCATGGGCGGCGAAGCCGAGGTCTTCTCGAACTACGCAATGGCCTGA
- a CDS encoding alpha,alpha-trehalose-phosphate synthase (UDP-forming), with amino-acid sequence MPCTSNAVDAQPLTVVSNRLPVELHRNREGLAVRPSSGGLVGAMSPILRDRGGTWVGWPGCSVDGDDWTAPLEAFAQQSGYSLEPVNLSQADIDAYYAGFANSVLWPLFHGFSRLCEFRPEFWKRYLDVNRRFALRLARSKEVGSHVWIHDYHLIHVGKMLRTAKMDLERLGFFLHIPFPAVDLCRRMPWMHQIVDALLAYDLVGFQTPQDLHNFLGCVAHCMPHCEIERGRTSAVLDVGHRRLRAEAFPIGTDFDDFSERASRPEVAARAEALQRELGPYDILLGVDRLDYTKGLIHRLEALEVALERYPSLRERVVLYQLVVPSREKVGAYASLKDELERTVGRICGRFSTRKWSPIRYRYGRVDRVELGAMYRQARAALVTPLRDGMNLVAKEYVASQVDANGVLVLSEFAGAAGQLADGALLTNPYDTEATAETIRRAVEMGADERASRMAMLREVVRETDVYWWAERFVDRMEQPLDKRSVAEPLWRTPSAEALPLRAF; translated from the coding sequence ATGCCGTGCACTTCCAATGCGGTCGACGCCCAGCCGTTGACCGTCGTATCGAATCGCCTTCCCGTCGAACTTCACCGAAATCGCGAGGGCCTCGCGGTGCGGCCCTCCAGCGGAGGCCTCGTCGGCGCGATGAGCCCCATTCTGCGTGACCGCGGCGGCACCTGGGTCGGCTGGCCCGGCTGCTCGGTCGACGGAGACGACTGGACCGCGCCCTTGGAGGCGTTTGCTCAGCAAAGCGGCTACAGTCTCGAGCCGGTGAACCTCTCTCAAGCGGATATCGACGCCTACTACGCCGGCTTCGCCAACTCGGTGCTCTGGCCGCTGTTCCACGGTTTTAGCCGCCTGTGCGAGTTTCGCCCGGAGTTCTGGAAGCGCTACCTGGACGTCAACCGCAGGTTCGCGCTTCGCCTGGCCCGCTCCAAAGAGGTCGGCTCCCACGTGTGGATCCACGACTACCACCTGATTCACGTGGGCAAGATGCTGCGCACCGCCAAGATGGACCTGGAGCGGCTCGGCTTCTTCCTGCACATTCCGTTTCCCGCCGTCGATCTATGCCGCCGGATGCCCTGGATGCATCAGATCGTCGATGCGCTCTTGGCCTACGACCTCGTGGGCTTCCAAACGCCCCAAGACCTGCACAACTTCTTGGGCTGTGTGGCTCATTGTATGCCGCATTGCGAGATCGAACGCGGTCGTACCAGCGCGGTCCTCGACGTGGGCCACCGCCGGCTTCGGGCCGAGGCATTTCCCATCGGCACCGACTTCGACGACTTCTCCGAGCGAGCCAGCCGCCCCGAGGTGGCCGCACGAGCCGAGGCGCTGCAACGCGAGCTCGGCCCCTACGATATCCTGCTGGGCGTGGATCGCCTCGACTACACGAAGGGGCTCATCCACCGGCTCGAGGCCCTGGAGGTGGCGCTCGAACGCTACCCGTCGCTGCGCGAGCGGGTCGTGTTGTATCAACTGGTGGTCCCCAGCCGTGAGAAGGTGGGGGCGTATGCCTCGCTCAAGGACGAGCTCGAGCGCACCGTCGGACGCATCTGCGGGCGGTTCAGCACGCGCAAGTGGTCGCCGATCCGCTACCGCTACGGCCGGGTCGACCGCGTCGAGCTGGGCGCGATGTACCGCCAAGCGCGCGCCGCACTGGTCACGCCTCTTCGCGACGGCATGAACCTGGTCGCCAAGGAGTACGTCGCTTCGCAGGTCGACGCGAACGGCGTGCTGGTGTTGAGTGAGTTTGCCGGCGCGGCGGGACAACTCGCCGACGGCGCGCTTCTGACCAACCCCTACGACACCGAAGCCACCGCCGAGACGATTCGCCGAGCGGTCGAGATGGGCGCCGACGAGCGTGCGTCGCGTATGGCGATGTTGCGCGAGGTGGTCCGAGAAACGGACGTGTACTGGTGGGCCGAGCGCTTTGTCGATCGCATGGAGCAGCCACTCGACAAGCGCAGCGTTGCCGAGCCGCTGTGGCGCACGCCGTCGGCCGAAGCGCTGCCGCTTCGCGCGTTTTGA
- a CDS encoding AgmX/PglI C-terminal domain-containing protein — translation MKQHLYVKLTLITALAAATTACTATNQSLQEDTGPPPRKETITAVHSDTRPELRDCFETSAADGVTEVEVELQLPRSGTPASIRLLDPETLSPELRTCLETAFADLEYGEGRSGSTYYQVLTWDSQSQKIRFEDPVDAYHRWGLTGDEIESVFEVHETRVDQCYKVADNDPEGRVVLTVAIDSDGRVSRAGIKSSTLGAPSVEDCLVDFALESEFPPPRGGGVVVFDLAFRFRAGEGWVR, via the coding sequence TTGAAGCAACATCTGTACGTCAAGCTGACGTTGATCACGGCCCTCGCCGCGGCCACCACCGCCTGCACGGCCACCAATCAGTCACTCCAAGAGGACACCGGACCGCCTCCGCGCAAAGAGACGATCACGGCCGTGCACAGCGACACGCGCCCCGAGCTTCGCGACTGCTTTGAAACCAGCGCAGCCGACGGCGTGACCGAGGTCGAGGTCGAGCTGCAACTTCCTCGCTCGGGCACCCCGGCGTCCATTCGCTTGCTCGACCCCGAAACGCTCTCGCCCGAGCTGCGCACCTGCCTCGAGACGGCGTTCGCCGACCTCGAGTACGGCGAAGGCCGCAGCGGCTCGACCTACTACCAGGTGCTCACCTGGGACAGCCAATCTCAAAAGATTCGCTTCGAGGATCCGGTCGACGCCTACCACCGTTGGGGGCTGACGGGCGACGAGATCGAGTCGGTCTTCGAGGTCCACGAGACGCGCGTCGACCAATGCTACAAGGTCGCCGACAACGACCCCGAAGGCCGCGTCGTGCTCACCGTGGCGATCGACAGCGACGGCAGGGTCTCACGCGCCGGCATCAAAAGCTCGACGCTCGGCGCACCGAGCGTCGAAGATTGCCTAGTCGACTTTGCGCTCGAGTCGGAGTTTCCGCCGCCCAGAGGGGGCGGGGTGGTGGTCTTCGATCTGGCGTTTCGCTTTCGAGCGGGCGAGGGCTGGGTTCGCTAG